The Oscarella lobularis chromosome 9, ooOscLobu1.1, whole genome shotgun sequence genome includes a window with the following:
- the LOC136191320 gene encoding palmitoyltransferase ZDHHC17-like isoform X1, whose amino-acid sequence MSVPTAMPAPRPEDADTFDLTKATQFGVYDRIVQLVEHDNVDPTQADEQKITALHWAAINNRIKISKYLIKHGAVVDSYGGELNSTPLHWATRQGHLPMVVTLIQHGANAEALDGEGLTPFHLASQYGHTGIVLYLLARLQKPNVKDQKGMTPLMWACLRCLGKEPCRTLLAMGALPNLPDANGNTALHHSVSAQNKASTELLLSAGADLGMVNDEGQTPRALAVAKKNVWAIERLTLAEALKKKTISRLTYYIRYDKKFREFAVFLIIFLAICTVGLVAEKSSNIWYFLIGFLAVTVASGYAVRFFDDHRNALAMAIYLDTKFAMYATYLYLFWPYVTFRTRCAFAFCSLGLFYNYIQAGRKDPGRTFVSTELKRKTLIHTAETTGKIDMKKVCSTCLVPKPIRSKHCPLCDRCVAKFDHHCPWVGNCIGWKNYRNFVGYLFFLLLIIIIFLHGSSQYYKHTCYMPKEWGGIIRTMRERVACSPWVFWMIVNGAFHAVWVSLLLLSHLGQILLLDMTTNEMFNFRRYAYFGSSRRWGSPYNRGPLVNVASFLGCSLCGFIKYRAIDWLNEFDAPEAESTSTSAGAAGGRSHSHFPFGLCSCGPCGHSHSHSHSHAHSHSHV is encoded by the exons ATGTCCGTCCCGACGGCGATGCCAGCGCCTCGTCCAGAGGACGCAGACACGTTCGACCTGACGAAAGCGACTCAATTCGGCGTCTACGATCGCATCGTGCAGCTCGTGGAGCACGATAACGTCGATCCGACTCAGGCGGACGAACAGAAGATCACGGCCCTCCATTGGGCGGCAATCAACAACCGAATCAAAATATCCAA ATATCTTATCAAACACGGTGCCGTAGTGGACTCGTACGGCGGCGAATTGAATTCGACTCCACTCCACTGGGCAACGCg TCAGGGTCATCTTCCCATGGTTGTAACTCTGATTCAACATGGGGCCAATGCGGAAGCGTTGGATGGCGAGGGTTTGACTCCCTTTCATTTGGCGTCTCAGTACGGGCATACGGGAATAGTGCTCTATCTGCTAGCAAGACTTCAG AAACCCAATGTGAAAGATCAAAAGGGAATGACACCTCTTATGTGGGCGTGTCTACGATGTCTAGG CAAAGAACCGTGTCGCACACTCTTAGCCATGGGGGCGTTACCAAATCTCCCAGATGCTAACGGAAATACGG CTTTGCATCATTCCGTTTCGGCTCAGAATAAGGCTTCCACTGAGCTTCTGCTATCTGCTGGAGCCGATTTAGGCATGGTGAATGACGAAGGTCAGACGCCACGCGCGTTAGCCGTCGCTAAGAAAAACGTGTGGGCCATCGAGAGGCTCACGCTAGCCGAagctctaaagaaaaagacgatatCGCGTCTAACGTATTATATTAGATATGACAAG AAATTTAGGGAattcgccgtctttctcatCATATTTCTCGCTATCTGCACCGTGGGTCTCGTCGCGGAGAAATCGAGTAATATTTGGTATTTCCTCATTGGATTCCTCGCGGTGACAGTCGCTTCCGGTTACGCAGTAAG ATTCTTTGACGATCATCGCAATGCGTTGGCCATGGCAATATATCTCGACACGAAATTCGCCATGTACGCGACGTATCTCTATCTCTTCTGGCCCT ACGTGACGTTTCGAACGCGTTGCGCGTTCGCTTTCTGCTCGCTCGGTCTCTTCTATAACTACATCCAAGCCGGTCGCAAAGATCCGGGACGCACGTTCGTTTCTACGGAATTGAAACGAAAG ACTCTGATACACACAGCTGAAACAACAGGAAAGATAGACATGAAGAAAGTGTGCAGTACGTGCTTG GTTCCGAAGCCAATTCGATCGAAACATTGCCCCCTATGTGATCGCTGCGTGGCGAAGTTCGATCATCATTGCCCCTGGGTTGGTAATTGCATAG GTTGGAAAAACTACCGAAATTTCGTCGGctatcttttctttctcctcctcatcATAATCATCTTTCTCCACGGCTCGTCCCAAT ACTATAAACACACGTGTTATATGCCCAAAGAATGGGGTGGCATCATACGTACGATGCGCGAACGAGTCGCCTGCTCCCCGTGGGTTTTCTGGATGATCGTCAACGGCGCGTTTCACGCCGTTTGGGtttcccttctcctcttATCGCATCTCGGTCAG ATTCTCCTCCTCGATATGACCACCAACGAAATGTTTAACTTTCGTCGGTACGCTTATTTTGgttcttctcgacgttgGGGAAGTCCGTACAA TCGCGGCCCCCTTGTGAACGTGGCTTCGTTTCTCGGCTGCTCCCTGTGCGGATTCATAAAGTACCGGGCGATTGATTGGCTAAACGAATTCGATGCCCCCGAGGCTGAATCAACATCAACGtcggcgggggcggcgggGGGACGTTCTCATTCGCATTTTCCTTTCGGTCTGTGCTCGTGTGGTCCGTGCGGGCATTCGCATTCGCATTCTCATTCTCATGCCCACTCGCATTCGCATGTCTAG
- the LOC136191320 gene encoding palmitoyltransferase ZDHHC17-like isoform X2 encodes MSVPTAMPAPRPEDADTFDLTKATQFGVYDRIVQLVEHDNVDPTQADEQKITALHWAAINNRIKISKYLIKHGAVVDSYGGELNSTPLHWATRQGHLPMVVTLIQHGANAEALDGEGLTPFHLASQYGHTGIVLYLLARLQKPNVKDQKGMTPLMWACLRCLGKEPCRTLLAMGALPNLPDANGNTALHHSVSAQNKASTELLLSAGADLGMVNDEGQTPRALAVAKKNVWAIERLTLAEALKKKTISRLTYYIRYDKKFREFAVFLIIFLAICTVGLVAEKSSNIWYFLIGFLAVTVASGYAVRFFDDHRNALAMAIYLDTKFAMYATYLYLFWPYVTFRTRCAFAFCSLGLFYNYIQAGRKDPGRTFVSTELKRKTLIHTAETTGKIDMKKVCSTCLVPKPIRSKHCPLCDRCVAKFDHHCPWVGNCIGWKNYRNFVGYLFFLLLIIIIFLHGSSQYYKHTCYMPKEWGGIIRTMRERVACSPWVFWMIVNGAFHAVWVSLLLLSHLGQILLLDMTTNEMFNFRRYAYFGSSRRWGSPYKSVTSRPPCERGFVSRLLPVRIHKVPGD; translated from the exons ATGTCCGTCCCGACGGCGATGCCAGCGCCTCGTCCAGAGGACGCAGACACGTTCGACCTGACGAAAGCGACTCAATTCGGCGTCTACGATCGCATCGTGCAGCTCGTGGAGCACGATAACGTCGATCCGACTCAGGCGGACGAACAGAAGATCACGGCCCTCCATTGGGCGGCAATCAACAACCGAATCAAAATATCCAA ATATCTTATCAAACACGGTGCCGTAGTGGACTCGTACGGCGGCGAATTGAATTCGACTCCACTCCACTGGGCAACGCg TCAGGGTCATCTTCCCATGGTTGTAACTCTGATTCAACATGGGGCCAATGCGGAAGCGTTGGATGGCGAGGGTTTGACTCCCTTTCATTTGGCGTCTCAGTACGGGCATACGGGAATAGTGCTCTATCTGCTAGCAAGACTTCAG AAACCCAATGTGAAAGATCAAAAGGGAATGACACCTCTTATGTGGGCGTGTCTACGATGTCTAGG CAAAGAACCGTGTCGCACACTCTTAGCCATGGGGGCGTTACCAAATCTCCCAGATGCTAACGGAAATACGG CTTTGCATCATTCCGTTTCGGCTCAGAATAAGGCTTCCACTGAGCTTCTGCTATCTGCTGGAGCCGATTTAGGCATGGTGAATGACGAAGGTCAGACGCCACGCGCGTTAGCCGTCGCTAAGAAAAACGTGTGGGCCATCGAGAGGCTCACGCTAGCCGAagctctaaagaaaaagacgatatCGCGTCTAACGTATTATATTAGATATGACAAG AAATTTAGGGAattcgccgtctttctcatCATATTTCTCGCTATCTGCACCGTGGGTCTCGTCGCGGAGAAATCGAGTAATATTTGGTATTTCCTCATTGGATTCCTCGCGGTGACAGTCGCTTCCGGTTACGCAGTAAG ATTCTTTGACGATCATCGCAATGCGTTGGCCATGGCAATATATCTCGACACGAAATTCGCCATGTACGCGACGTATCTCTATCTCTTCTGGCCCT ACGTGACGTTTCGAACGCGTTGCGCGTTCGCTTTCTGCTCGCTCGGTCTCTTCTATAACTACATCCAAGCCGGTCGCAAAGATCCGGGACGCACGTTCGTTTCTACGGAATTGAAACGAAAG ACTCTGATACACACAGCTGAAACAACAGGAAAGATAGACATGAAGAAAGTGTGCAGTACGTGCTTG GTTCCGAAGCCAATTCGATCGAAACATTGCCCCCTATGTGATCGCTGCGTGGCGAAGTTCGATCATCATTGCCCCTGGGTTGGTAATTGCATAG GTTGGAAAAACTACCGAAATTTCGTCGGctatcttttctttctcctcctcatcATAATCATCTTTCTCCACGGCTCGTCCCAAT ACTATAAACACACGTGTTATATGCCCAAAGAATGGGGTGGCATCATACGTACGATGCGCGAACGAGTCGCCTGCTCCCCGTGGGTTTTCTGGATGATCGTCAACGGCGCGTTTCACGCCGTTTGGGtttcccttctcctcttATCGCATCTCGGTCAG ATTCTCCTCCTCGATATGACCACCAACGAAATGTTTAACTTTCGTCGGTACGCTTATTTTGgttcttctcgacgttgGGGAAGTCCGTACAAGTCGGTTACC TCGCGGCCCCCTTGTGAACGTGGCTTCGTTTCTCGGCTGCTCCCTGTGCGGATTCATAAAGTACCGGGCGATTGA